A genomic window from Candidatus Andeanibacterium colombiense includes:
- a CDS encoding efflux RND transporter periplasmic adaptor subunit, with product MIIEDKRILVGVAGAIILAAGSGYLVARWTADAPAATGEADEATEAPLGGALVLTADQVRDAGIMVEAIRPGGFDTEMIAQGMVAPTPSGEALVTARTGGTVTRVFKRLGDPVRAGEALAIVESRDAAQIASERSAAGARVTLAQRNLAREKYLFDQKVSARVELERAEAEAAVAQAEARRADASASAVRITSNGRGSSVVSPISGRVTATTIALGAFVQPEAELFRVSDPRQIQVEASIGPADMGRLAAGDRAVVELPDGATIEGRVRSVTPALGSETRAATAVIDIAGGKLQPGLGVRVRLYPGVASSGSAIVVPQDAVQSLEGRSIVFVRTSQGFRAQTVTIGTSSAGRVEILAGLKPGQLVATRNAFVLKAELGKGAGEEE from the coding sequence GTGATCATCGAAGACAAACGTATTCTCGTCGGCGTCGCCGGCGCAATCATCCTTGCCGCAGGATCCGGGTATCTCGTCGCCCGCTGGACCGCGGACGCCCCGGCTGCGACCGGCGAGGCGGACGAAGCGACAGAGGCGCCACTCGGCGGCGCACTCGTCCTTACCGCAGACCAAGTCCGTGATGCCGGCATTATGGTCGAAGCGATCCGGCCCGGTGGCTTCGATACGGAGATGATAGCGCAAGGCATGGTCGCGCCAACCCCTTCGGGCGAAGCACTGGTAACGGCACGCACCGGGGGCACCGTGACGCGCGTGTTCAAGCGGTTGGGCGATCCGGTCCGCGCAGGAGAAGCACTGGCGATCGTCGAAAGCCGTGACGCTGCACAGATCGCATCGGAGCGCAGCGCCGCTGGGGCCCGCGTGACGCTGGCTCAGCGTAATTTGGCCCGCGAAAAATATCTCTTCGATCAAAAGGTCTCTGCCCGCGTCGAGCTTGAGCGGGCCGAAGCGGAGGCGGCGGTCGCCCAGGCGGAAGCCCGTCGTGCGGATGCATCAGCAAGCGCCGTGAGGATCACGAGCAACGGACGCGGCAGCTCGGTCGTCAGTCCGATCTCGGGCCGGGTTACGGCTACGACGATCGCGCTAGGCGCTTTCGTCCAGCCGGAAGCCGAATTGTTTCGCGTTTCCGATCCACGCCAAATCCAGGTCGAAGCATCGATCGGTCCGGCGGATATGGGCCGTCTCGCTGCCGGCGACCGTGCTGTCGTTGAACTGCCGGACGGAGCGACGATCGAAGGTCGGGTCCGTTCGGTCACCCCTGCCCTGGGCTCCGAAACCCGTGCTGCGACTGCCGTGATCGACATTGCGGGAGGAAAGCTTCAACCAGGCCTCGGCGTGCGGGTCCGGCTTTATCCAGGCGTCGCTTCCTCGGGCAGCGCGATCGTGGTGCCGCAGGATGCGGTCCAGTCGCTGGAAGGCCGCAGCATCGTTTTCGTGCGCACCTCGCAAGGCTTCCGCGCTCAAACCGTCACCATCGGGACAAGCAGCGCTGGAAGGGTCGAGATCCTCGCCGGCCTCAAGCCCGGCCAACTCGTCGCGACCAGGAACGCCTTCGTGCTCAAGGCCGAACTCGGCAAGGGCGCGGGCGAGGAGGAATAG